A window from Pyrococcus kukulkanii encodes these proteins:
- a CDS encoding ABC transporter ATP-binding protein encodes MLLECSNLSKSYGKIKALDNVSFTLEKGLSYILGPNGSGKTTFIKIVSNIIPPDSGEIKILKKHYLNLKPNDISFSYEKTVFPSSIRIIDYLHTIGEFRGNDNTDEILSLFDLESVKTKKFGELSQGYKRRFLVASAFVGFPKVVFLDEPFSNVDIIAKKKMMETFLELKKKINIIIVSHVFINIDKVDSIVVLHNGKVIKNLMKNELKNISGFRAVFEDGTVIINNVGEINRLVSQGKRIVSIEPLSLEKWLAEQF; translated from the coding sequence ATGCTCTTAGAGTGTTCAAACTTGAGTAAATCATATGGAAAAATCAAAGCCCTTGACAACGTCAGTTTTACTCTCGAGAAAGGCCTTTCATATATACTTGGCCCCAATGGGAGTGGAAAAACAACTTTTATCAAGATAGTCAGCAATATAATACCTCCTGACTCAGGAGAGATAAAGATCCTTAAAAAACACTATCTTAATCTTAAGCCCAACGATATATCTTTTTCTTATGAAAAAACTGTGTTCCCATCTTCAATCAGGATCATTGACTACCTCCACACGATTGGAGAATTTCGAGGAAATGATAACACAGATGAAATTCTCTCACTCTTTGACTTAGAAAGCGTCAAGACAAAGAAATTTGGAGAACTTTCTCAAGGATACAAAAGAAGATTTCTAGTAGCTAGTGCTTTTGTTGGCTTTCCGAAAGTGGTTTTTCTTGACGAGCCCTTCAGCAACGTAGATATAATTGCAAAGAAGAAAATGATGGAAACATTTCTCGAACTAAAGAAGAAAATTAACATAATCATTGTATCCCACGTTTTCATTAACATAGACAAAGTCGACAGCATTGTAGTTTTACACAATGGCAAAGTGATAAAAAACTTGATGAAAAACGAATTGAAAAACATAAGTGGGTTTAGAGCAGTATTTGAAGATGGAACAGTTATCATCAATAACGTAGGAGAGATAAACAGGCTTGTTTCCCAGGGTAAAAGAATAGTGTCAATTGAACCATTGTCACTTGAAAAATGGCTAGCTGAGCAGTTTTAA
- a CDS encoding DEAD/DEAH box helicase, whose product MYLKKELLQPRLYQEVIYAKCKERNCLIVLPTGLGKTIIAMMIADYRLSKYGGKVLMLAPTKPLVLQHAETFRKFFNLPQDKIVALTGEKSPSDRQRAWARAKVIVATPQTIENDLLVGRISLEDVVLLIFDEAHRAVGNYAYVYIAKEYREQAKNPLVIGLTASPGSTPEKIIEVLNNLGIEHVEYRSESSPDVRPYVQGIKFEWIRVDLPELYKEVRKLLREMLRDTLKPLAEAALIDSSSPDIPKKEILRAGQIINEEMAKGNHDLRKYLLFHAMALKLHHAIELLETQGLSALRAYLKKLYEEARSGSTKASKELFSDKRMKKAISLLVQARELGLDHPKMDKLKELIKEQIKEKPNSKIIVFTNYRETAKKLVEELSKEGFKVKRFVGQASKENDRGMSQREQKLVLDAFARGEFNVLVATSVGEEGLDVPEVDLVVFYEPVPSAIRSIQRRGRTGRHRPGRVVILMAKGTRDEAYYWSSRQKEKIMQETIRKVSQMIKKQRQTSLEAFVQKVESEKKGLEAWLSREEPKEEKGREEKKGIKVVVDSRELRSEVVKRLKTLGIKLEFKTLDVGDYIVSEDVAIERKSANDFIQSIIDGRLFDQVKRLKEAYPRPIMIIEGQLYGIRNVHPNAIRGAIAAVTVDFGVPVIFSSNPEETAQYIFLIAKREQEEKEREVRIRSEKKAVTLAERQRLIVEGLPHVSATLAKRLLRHFGTVERVFTASEAELMKVEGIGEKIAREIRKVITAPYREEG is encoded by the coding sequence ATGTACCTGAAAAAGGAGTTACTTCAACCAAGGTTGTATCAGGAAGTCATATACGCTAAGTGCAAGGAGAGAAACTGCCTAATAGTCCTCCCAACCGGGTTAGGTAAGACGATAATAGCCATGATGATCGCAGATTATAGGTTAAGTAAGTACGGTGGTAAAGTCTTAATGTTGGCCCCCACTAAGCCCCTAGTCCTCCAACATGCTGAAACGTTTAGGAAGTTCTTTAATCTTCCCCAGGATAAGATAGTTGCTCTTACGGGTGAAAAAAGCCCAAGTGATAGGCAGAGGGCTTGGGCTAGGGCTAAGGTTATAGTGGCAACTCCTCAAACTATTGAAAATGATCTCCTCGTTGGTAGGATAAGTTTAGAGGATGTAGTTCTGTTGATATTCGATGAAGCCCACAGGGCAGTGGGCAACTACGCCTATGTGTACATAGCCAAGGAGTACAGAGAGCAGGCAAAGAATCCCCTTGTTATAGGGCTAACGGCCTCTCCTGGAAGCACTCCTGAGAAAATTATAGAAGTCCTGAATAACCTGGGGATAGAGCATGTTGAGTACCGTTCGGAAAGCTCTCCCGATGTTAGGCCCTACGTCCAGGGAATAAAGTTTGAATGGATAAGAGTCGATCTACCCGAACTGTACAAAGAAGTTAGGAAGCTGTTGAGGGAAATGCTTAGGGACACCTTAAAACCCTTGGCCGAAGCCGCCCTCATAGATTCCTCTTCTCCCGATATACCTAAGAAAGAAATTTTGCGGGCTGGGCAGATAATAAACGAGGAGATGGCCAAAGGCAATCACGATTTGAGGAAGTACCTCCTGTTCCACGCAATGGCCCTGAAGCTCCACCACGCTATAGAGCTGTTGGAAACTCAGGGTTTATCGGCCCTGAGGGCTTACCTAAAGAAGCTCTATGAGGAGGCAAGGTCAGGATCAACCAAAGCGAGCAAAGAACTATTTTCAGACAAGAGGATGAAGAAGGCAATAAGTTTGCTTGTCCAAGCTAGGGAGCTTGGGCTTGACCATCCAAAAATGGACAAGCTAAAGGAGCTAATAAAAGAACAGATCAAGGAAAAGCCAAATTCAAAGATAATAGTATTTACGAACTATAGGGAGACAGCAAAGAAGCTTGTGGAAGAGCTGAGTAAAGAAGGCTTTAAGGTGAAGAGATTCGTCGGTCAGGCAAGTAAGGAAAACGATAGGGGAATGAGCCAGAGGGAGCAAAAGCTCGTTCTTGACGCCTTTGCAAGGGGAGAGTTCAACGTTTTAGTTGCGACGAGCGTGGGGGAGGAAGGATTGGATGTTCCAGAGGTTGACCTTGTGGTATTCTACGAGCCTGTTCCCTCCGCGATAAGGAGTATACAAAGGAGGGGAAGGACTGGAAGGCACAGGCCGGGTAGGGTTGTAATTCTTATGGCTAAGGGGACTAGGGATGAAGCCTACTACTGGAGCTCAAGGCAGAAAGAAAAGATAATGCAGGAGACAATAAGAAAGGTAAGTCAGATGATAAAGAAACAGAGGCAGACATCTCTTGAAGCTTTTGTTCAAAAGGTTGAAAGTGAGAAGAAGGGGCTTGAGGCGTGGCTCTCTCGGGAAGAACCTAAGGAAGAGAAGGGTAGGGAAGAAAAGAAAGGGATTAAGGTCGTCGTTGACAGCAGAGAATTAAGGAGTGAAGTGGTTAAGAGATTGAAAACCCTGGGCATTAAGCTTGAGTTTAAAACTTTGGATGTTGGGGATTACATAGTTAGCGAGGACGTTGCGATAGAGAGGAAATCAGCTAATGATTTTATTCAGTCTATCATAGATGGAAGGCTTTTCGATCAAGTTAAGAGGCTTAAAGAGGCCTACCCCAGGCCCATAATGATCATCGAAGGTCAGCTCTATGGGATAAGGAACGTTCATCCAAACGCGATAAGGGGTGCAATTGCCGCGGTAACAGTTGATTTTGGCGTCCCGGTAATATTCTCTTCAAACCCTGAAGAGACTGCCCAGTACATATTCCTGATAGCGAAGAGGGAGCAGGAGGAAAAGGAGAGGGAAGTGAGGATAAGGAGCGAGAAAAAGGCAGTAACGTTGGCCGAGAGGCAGAGGCTCATAGTTGAAGGACTACCCCACGTTTCAGCAACATTAGCAAAGAGGTTACTCAGACATTTTGGGACGGTTGAGAGGGTTTTTACAGCGAGTGAAGCTGAATTGATGAAGGTTGAGGGGATAGGGGAAAAGATAGCGAGAGAAATTAGAAAAGTTATTACGGCACCATACAGGGAGGAGGGCTAG
- a CDS encoding bifunctional fructose-bisphosphatase/inositol-phosphate phosphatase → MDVKWWRKVALDVIHEVETNVMALFGDPRASETIAISPSGDETKLIDKVAEDSILAKLRGLGVNIVSEEVGTIDRGSKYTVLVDPLDGSYNFIAGIPFFAVSVAVFEGKEPVYAFIYEPVMDRLFEGIPGKGAYLNGRKIRVRKPSEKPAISFYTRGRGIELVNKVKRTRTLGAIALELAYLAMGALDGVIDIRKYVRPTDIAAGVIIAREAGALVKDSDGRDIEVSFSATEKLDIIAVNSEELLNTILTELKK, encoded by the coding sequence ATGGATGTGAAGTGGTGGAGAAAGGTTGCCCTTGATGTGATACATGAAGTTGAAACTAACGTTATGGCGCTGTTTGGGGATCCTAGGGCATCTGAAACTATAGCAATAAGTCCCAGTGGGGACGAGACTAAGCTGATAGACAAGGTAGCCGAAGATTCCATACTTGCAAAGCTTAGGGGATTGGGCGTTAACATAGTTAGTGAAGAAGTTGGCACTATAGACCGGGGAAGTAAGTATACGGTTCTTGTAGATCCTCTTGATGGATCCTATAATTTCATAGCTGGAATTCCCTTTTTTGCAGTAAGTGTAGCGGTATTTGAAGGTAAAGAACCTGTTTACGCCTTTATATACGAGCCCGTGATGGATAGGCTATTTGAAGGAATTCCTGGCAAAGGTGCATATCTAAACGGCAGAAAAATTAGAGTTAGGAAGCCTAGTGAAAAGCCAGCAATAAGCTTTTACACGAGAGGAAGGGGAATAGAACTTGTGAATAAGGTGAAGAGAACGAGAACTTTAGGAGCTATAGCCCTTGAACTTGCATACTTGGCCATGGGGGCATTGGATGGTGTTATAGACATAAGGAAGTACGTAAGGCCAACTGACATAGCAGCTGGAGTTATAATAGCTAGGGAAGCGGGTGCATTAGTCAAGGATTCAGATGGTAGGGACATAGAAGTTTCGTTTAGTGCCACCGAGAAGCTTGACATAATAGCAGTTAACAGTGAAGAGCTCTTAAATACAATTCTCACAGAACTAAAGAAGTGA
- a CDS encoding DUF63 family protein — MLKEFFEKYFVNPIKYNTGYNPVNTLVYAIILGIATLIVYKGLKKMKIKIDKAFFRALIPYMVFGAFTRALTDAGVYPRTYITVSPGIYFLVSFIGSPVLIISWKFFKGWRVFLWFGWALVMVDFVAMGANLEKIHFNFTVLKYFIPFLILAELVVYLMTKKLSIVRENSYLFYVHFYDATTTFVGVDFMGYWEQHVLPRLLIGLTGTAAVMYVLKFTVLYLALWIMRKLEEEGEDKELLDFIRMVIFILGFAPGTRNLLRMLLGA, encoded by the coding sequence ATGCTAAAAGAGTTCTTTGAAAAATACTTTGTAAACCCGATAAAATATAATACGGGTTATAACCCCGTTAATACACTCGTTTATGCGATAATCTTGGGGATAGCAACGCTAATCGTATATAAGGGTCTCAAGAAGATGAAAATAAAAATTGATAAAGCCTTCTTTAGGGCTTTAATTCCCTATATGGTATTTGGGGCATTTACTAGGGCCTTAACTGATGCTGGTGTTTATCCTAGAACGTACATCACTGTTTCTCCCGGGATATATTTCTTGGTGTCTTTCATAGGCTCCCCAGTCCTGATAATCTCTTGGAAATTCTTTAAGGGCTGGAGAGTCTTCTTGTGGTTCGGTTGGGCTCTCGTTATGGTAGATTTTGTGGCCATGGGAGCGAACCTTGAAAAGATACACTTTAACTTTACCGTTTTGAAGTACTTCATCCCCTTCCTGATACTAGCTGAGCTGGTAGTTTACCTAATGACCAAGAAGCTGTCAATAGTTAGGGAAAACTCTTACCTCTTTTACGTTCACTTCTACGATGCAACGACGACATTCGTTGGAGTGGACTTTATGGGGTACTGGGAACAGCATGTCTTACCTAGGCTTTTGATAGGCCTAACCGGGACGGCTGCAGTAATGTACGTGCTCAAATTTACTGTTCTCTATCTGGCTCTCTGGATAATGAGGAAGCTTGAAGAGGAGGGTGAGGACAAAGAGTTATTAGACTTCATTAGGATGGTGATATTTATCCTGGGGTTCGCCCCAGGAACGAGGAATTTGTTAAGAATGCTCTTGGGGGCTTAG
- a CDS encoding elongation factor EF-2: MGRREEMIAKIKELMLQPERIRNIGIAAHIDHGKTTLSDNLLAGAGMISEELAGKQLVLDFDEQEQARGITINAANVSMVHNYEGKDYLINLIDTPGHVDFGGDVTRAMRAIDGVIIVVDAVEGVMPQTETVVRQALREYVKPVLFINKVDRLIRELKLTPQQMMERFSKIIMDVNRLIQRYAPEEYKKKWIVRVEDGSVAFGSAYYNWALSVPFMQRTGVKFNEIIDLTLKGDNKTLRQKAPLHVVVLDMVVRHLPNPIEAQKYRIPHLWQGDINSDIGQAMLNCDPKGKMVMVVTKIIIDKHAGEVATGRVWSGTVKSGMEVHLINSKRKARIQQVGIYMGPERINMDAVPAGNIVAVTGLRDAMAGETVAQEPIEPFEALHYVSEPVVTVAIEAKNVKDLPRLIEALRQLAKEDPTLHVKIDEETGQHLLSGMGELHLEVKLHKLKRDWGIDIEVSEPIVVYRESITKPSPMVEGKSPNKHNRFYIVVEPMPDEIYNAIKEGIIPEGRIKNPKEVAKKLAELGMDYEIARGIVDVYNGNMFLDNTKGIQYLNEVMDLLIDGFHQAMDEGPLAREPVMKVIVRLLDAQVHEDNVHRGPAQIYPAIRTAIHCAMMKAGPVLYEPYQKVIINIPYEYMGAVSREISQRRGQLVDMRQEGEVMTIIAEAPVAEMFGFAGAIRSATSGRALWSTEHAGFKKVPNELAIQIIRQIRQRKGLNPEPPTEKDVCPMF, translated from the coding sequence ATGGGTAGGAGAGAGGAAATGATCGCAAAGATTAAGGAACTCATGCTCCAGCCTGAAAGGATTAGAAATATCGGTATAGCCGCTCATATTGACCACGGTAAAACCACACTGAGCGATAATCTCTTGGCTGGAGCTGGAATGATCAGTGAGGAGCTCGCAGGAAAGCAGCTTGTCCTCGACTTTGACGAGCAGGAGCAGGCGAGAGGTATTACCATTAACGCAGCGAACGTCTCAATGGTTCACAACTACGAGGGGAAGGACTACCTGATTAACCTCATCGATACCCCAGGTCACGTTGATTTCGGTGGTGACGTCACCAGAGCAATGAGGGCCATCGACGGAGTTATCATCGTGGTTGATGCAGTTGAGGGAGTTATGCCTCAGACTGAAACTGTCGTCAGGCAGGCGTTGAGGGAGTACGTTAAGCCCGTCCTCTTCATCAACAAGGTTGACAGGCTTATTAGGGAGCTTAAGCTAACTCCACAGCAGATGATGGAGAGGTTCTCAAAGATAATTATGGACGTTAACAGGCTCATCCAGAGGTACGCACCTGAAGAGTATAAGAAGAAGTGGATTGTTAGGGTTGAGGACGGTAGCGTTGCCTTTGGTTCAGCATACTACAACTGGGCGTTGAGTGTTCCATTTATGCAGAGGACTGGTGTTAAGTTCAACGAGATAATTGACCTCACACTCAAGGGCGACAACAAGACCTTAAGGCAGAAGGCTCCGCTCCACGTTGTTGTCCTCGACATGGTCGTCAGGCACCTGCCAAATCCGATTGAGGCCCAGAAGTACAGGATCCCACACCTTTGGCAGGGAGACATTAACAGTGATATCGGACAGGCGATGCTCAACTGTGATCCGAAGGGTAAGATGGTCATGGTCGTTACCAAGATCATCATCGACAAGCACGCTGGAGAGGTTGCAACTGGTAGAGTCTGGAGCGGAACCGTGAAGAGCGGTATGGAGGTTCATCTGATCAACAGCAAGAGGAAGGCTAGGATCCAGCAGGTCGGTATCTACATGGGTCCAGAGAGGATAAACATGGATGCAGTTCCCGCAGGAAACATCGTTGCCGTAACAGGTTTGAGGGATGCTATGGCCGGTGAGACCGTAGCTCAGGAGCCAATTGAGCCATTTGAGGCGCTCCACTATGTCAGCGAGCCCGTTGTTACCGTTGCAATTGAGGCTAAGAACGTTAAGGATCTCCCGAGGCTCATTGAAGCCCTAAGGCAGTTAGCTAAGGAAGACCCAACGCTCCATGTTAAGATCGACGAGGAGACCGGTCAGCACCTCCTCAGCGGCATGGGTGAGCTACACCTCGAGGTCAAGCTCCACAAGCTCAAGAGGGACTGGGGAATTGACATAGAGGTTTCAGAGCCAATAGTCGTTTACAGGGAGAGCATAACCAAGCCAAGTCCAATGGTTGAGGGTAAGTCGCCAAACAAGCACAACAGGTTCTACATAGTGGTTGAGCCAATGCCAGACGAGATCTACAACGCTATCAAGGAAGGAATAATCCCAGAGGGCAGGATCAAGAATCCGAAGGAAGTTGCCAAGAAGCTGGCCGAGCTTGGTATGGATTATGAGATCGCGAGGGGTATCGTTGACGTGTACAACGGTAACATGTTCCTCGACAACACCAAGGGTATCCAGTATCTCAACGAGGTAATGGACCTCCTAATCGATGGATTCCACCAGGCCATGGACGAGGGTCCACTTGCCAGGGAGCCAGTAATGAAGGTCATCGTTAGGTTGCTTGATGCTCAGGTGCACGAGGACAACGTCCACAGAGGTCCAGCCCAGATTTACCCGGCAATTAGAACCGCAATCCACTGTGCAATGATGAAGGCCGGTCCAGTTCTCTATGAGCCATACCAGAAGGTCATCATCAACATTCCCTATGAATACATGGGTGCCGTTAGCAGGGAGATCAGCCAGAGGAGAGGTCAGCTCGTCGACATGAGGCAGGAAGGAGAGGTCATGACGATAATCGCAGAAGCTCCAGTGGCTGAGATGTTCGGATTCGCAGGGGCCATAAGAAGTGCAACGAGTGGTAGGGCATTGTGGAGCACCGAGCACGCTGGGTTCAAGAAGGTGCCTAATGAGTTAGCAATTCAGATCATAAGGCAGATCAGACAGAGGAAGGGCCTCAATCCAGAGCCTCCAACAGAGAAGGATGTCTGTCCGATGTTCTGA
- the pcc1 gene encoding KEOPS complex subunit Pcc1 produces MKAKKVRGRIVIEFPSEDIAKVVYEAVLYEHLSVPYRRSEIKFRLERKRIIIDIKATDSSAMRGTVNSYLRWIKVAMDAIDL; encoded by the coding sequence GTGAAGGCAAAGAAGGTAAGAGGGAGAATAGTGATTGAGTTCCCTTCTGAAGACATAGCTAAAGTAGTTTATGAGGCCGTCCTTTACGAGCATTTGAGCGTTCCCTACAGGAGGAGCGAGATAAAGTTTAGGCTGGAGAGGAAGAGGATAATCATCGATATAAAAGCCACCGATTCTTCTGCCATGCGTGGAACTGTAAACTCCTACCTAAGGTGGATTAAGGTTGCTATGGATGCCATAGATCTTTGA
- a CDS encoding ribosomal biogenesis protein, whose protein sequence is MMLITTSHRPTRRTRSFGHDLEKVFPNSLYMTRGKKTIQELLMEAYDRGYERLLILNVWKGNPLKMTFIKVDPEDWGYLGYLYLHGIKLQREMGFKGLNPIREDMPLIVTTAKRVGLDHLAFAQVFAELTTGKFVPRGDKSLTSIADRYNTDILAVIERHPRGMSINFYRLDVTKERPVGPLINVKIWIMEDGRRWDYKEALGIKVPRRREGEGKEGKRENSD, encoded by the coding sequence ATGATGCTCATTACCACATCCCATAGACCTACAAGAAGAACTAGGAGCTTTGGTCATGACTTGGAGAAAGTTTTCCCTAATTCTCTATATATGACTAGGGGGAAGAAGACCATTCAGGAGCTTTTAATGGAGGCTTACGATAGGGGTTATGAAAGGTTACTAATTCTCAATGTTTGGAAGGGCAATCCCCTGAAGATGACATTCATTAAGGTTGACCCTGAGGACTGGGGTTATCTAGGCTACTTGTACCTCCATGGCATAAAGCTTCAGAGGGAGATGGGATTTAAGGGGCTTAATCCGATAAGGGAGGATATGCCTCTTATCGTTACAACGGCCAAAAGAGTGGGTTTGGATCACTTGGCCTTTGCCCAGGTTTTCGCTGAGCTCACAACTGGAAAGTTCGTCCCTAGGGGAGATAAAAGCTTAACCTCGATAGCCGACCGCTACAACACGGATATTCTGGCCGTTATAGAACGACACCCAAGGGGCATGTCGATAAACTTCTATAGGCTTGACGTTACGAAGGAAAGGCCAGTCGGCCCTTTAATCAACGTTAAGATATGGATAATGGAGGACGGGAGAAGGTGGGACTATAAGGAGGCCCTTGGAATTAAAGTTCCCAGGAGGAGGGAAGGTGAAGGCAAAGAAGGTAAGAGGGAGAATAGTGATTGA
- a CDS encoding DNA-directed RNA polymerase subunit P — MVEAIYRCAKCGREVKLDLSITRDLRCPYCGSKILYKPRPKVPRRVKAI, encoded by the coding sequence ATGGTTGAGGCCATATACAGGTGCGCCAAGTGTGGTAGGGAGGTAAAGCTTGATCTCTCGATTACTAGAGATCTCCGTTGCCCCTACTGCGGTAGCAAGATACTTTACAAGCCAAGGCCCAAGGTTCCGAGAAGGGTAAAGGCCATCTAG
- a CDS encoding 50S ribosomal protein L37ae produces the protein MSGTKKVGSAGRFGARYGLKIRRRVAAVEAKMRQKHVCPVCGRRAVKRISTGIWQCQKCGAIFAGGAYLPVTPAGKVAKRVTE, from the coding sequence ATGAGCGGCACCAAAAAGGTAGGTTCAGCTGGAAGGTTTGGGGCTAGGTACGGTCTTAAGATCAGAAGGAGAGTTGCGGCAGTAGAGGCAAAGATGAGACAGAAGCATGTCTGTCCAGTCTGTGGAAGAAGGGCAGTGAAGAGGATTAGCACTGGAATATGGCAGTGCCAGAAGTGCGGAGCTATCTTTGCCGGAGGAGCTTACCTCCCAGTTACTCCGGCTGGTAAGGTCGCTAAGAGGGTAACAGAGTGA